A window of Miscanthus floridulus cultivar M001 chromosome 12, ASM1932011v1, whole genome shotgun sequence genomic DNA:
CTTGGCTGCTTACCTCCCTCCTTCCCCGAAGCTTCTCCTCAGCTTTCATCAAGGTATCCATGCTCTTATTTGTTGTTTGTACTATGGATTCAAAGATTACAATTGGTAGCTAAGGTTTAGATGAATAGTAGGATTGGTAGCTAGGGATTGGTAATGTAGGATTCCTATTTAGAGTTTGGAGGAAAAGATTAGTTAATTTTCTCTATGTGAAGGCTAATTAGTTAGTTAGAACTATCAGTGCGTAAGTGTAGGTTATGTTTTCTTTGTTTTAATGCAAATGATTCACCTTTACATTGCTTTAGTACTTTTTTGTTTTACaataatttgtgatgttttgattgatgttaaattacaaccgttttattagatggaagacatgtatcgggagcagttgtggcgaaaacagggtcgtcctagagaattatactccgacgcgtctagcaaagataccCCCATCCCTCCTGATCTCTCTGTCCCTAACTATGATTGTGGTCGTTCGGTCGACGTGTTTCAATTGAGACACAGTTGcgtgttgcttctacacatgcagtcgttttcaTGTAAGTGGTTCTTTTTGTaccttttttctttatttgtgttactaggttactaatattttgttggaatcttgttgtgtaggcccatgagagatgctttttcttttagtggatcgatggACCAAACAAGTTTGACCCAAGGTACCTTCTTTTTTatgattggtggagagggagacatccacgtgagcaagTGATGGATAGACTGTAATTCTTAAGAACTACCTacaaaccctgatgggcaagtgaatctcgaccacgtggaagaaaataagagggatgttgcagcgatactcgtcggactcttccctagtgacaggactcgaGTATTCTTAGAGCtctggagcatcccaaggacaccaagtgACCTAAatatttcataattgagttagtttgtgatatagtgtacatccaacaagacacatgtatgacaCGAAAGAGAGCATAACCTGGTGCTATGTAGGACATCGAGACAGTCTGTGTACtctctgtacttgcgcctcgtattccctctaactaactctgcttccttCTAGATATACATAGCAGTAGGCAGTGTATCCTGTCCGTTCCAATGCTACATTGAACACAACAATGAATTAGCCAATCATAATTTCATGATATGTAACAGCTTTGAAGTAActagtgaaccaaagtacttataGGCAAACCATGaagaaggggcctcccaacgggccatctttcccaacaccaaacctagagtaggtaggagcaaccaccAAGGCTTGCAAACCCTGAGGTGCGATggtaggcaacgcatagctatcgataTGTCCATGTTAGGACCGCCCTACCCTAGCTGTATGTCtctatgttctcccatggctgacgtagtatgtcaaggaaaatCTAGCTGATGGTGGTGCCCAACGCGTTCGGGAATAGGAAAAcaccaaggaagtgccagagccacactctagcaaaCTTGTCGATCTCAGCCTCATCAGCTTGTGGGTGCAAGTTATCGAAGAGCTCTGTGATCCACGACGATGAAACACCAGAAGttttcctgaaattcaccaaagatAATGAGACGTGATTGAtttaggaaagcaatgcaagtattaaatagggttCAATTGCTTACTTATTTTTTTTGCATCCTCGTCGTTCGATGGAAGAAAGCCATAGAACTAAGCCACCATCTCTctctagtgatcgttgtcaactatacctgtcactagaagtccccctaaccaaaggccaaagatagccttcacgtcctgcatggtcatggtcatctcgccgcaaggtaggtggagcgtgtgggtctcaggcctccacctatgAGGTTGCGTTACGAAAATAGAACAATTATTAGTTACCTCaattttgttataagaatgtttatggATAATGAAGGGACTCGCACCTATCTACAGCTACAGTGAGAAGTGCGGGGTCAAGGGCCGGAAGATCGTAGTTGACAAtgcggacaagctcgaggaagccagcaTGACATATGTATGGCGTGTAACACTCATCCCACTCGTGCGCCCTGCTGTGCGTGTgtggcctcaaaggaggcaaggccacctctgcatcGGTGTCGGTCAACATGTGAGCTCGGTGctcgtcgtcgtactccacctcaagaagagggtacaacgggtgctgcgtgggaggggccatcctggtataaattgataaacaaagggttagaacaAACATGATGAATAATACAATATTGAAATTAACATTAAGTAGTATTGCAAAAATTAAACTACATGTTATGCAataggaacacaatatgaaagcacacgTACATATTGAAAGTAACATTAACAAGCacattaaacaacttcactagaaaaatgttgacatttcttagcgtcgctactaagagcagagttttaaatctagtccctagcaaCAGCGCCAgtaatgcttgttggtatttattaacgtatCACTTAtttttaaatagccacctattataaacctatatctcctaattttactaggttgtcatccctagtgatgatatcagagatacttgttggtactacatagcattactactagaataatactaagcagatcttt
This region includes:
- the LOC136496015 gene encoding serine/threonine-protein phosphatase 7 long form homolog codes for the protein MAPPTQHPLYPLLEVEYDDEHRAHMLTDTDAEVALPPLRPHTHSRAHEWDECYTPYICHAGFLELVRIVNYDLPALDPALLTVAVDRWRPETHTLHLPCGEMTMTMQDVKAIFGLWKTSGVSSSWITELFDNLHPQADEAEIDKFARVWLWHFLGVFLFPNALGTTIS